In Oryza brachyantha chromosome 2, ObraRS2, whole genome shotgun sequence, a single window of DNA contains:
- the LOC102700866 gene encoding phosphatidylinositol/phosphatidylcholine transfer protein SFH13-like isoform X2 yields MSESNADGIEISASIDERRDRGDAEILEDEPRQTRIRSLKKKALHASTRLTHSLKKRGKRKAGCRVPKITIEDVRDAEEEQAVSSFREVLFARDILPERHDDYHTMLRFLKARKFDVEKAAHMWADMLHWRKEFGTDTILEDFEFHEIEEVLQYYPHGYHGVDKEGRPVYIELLGKVEPSKLVQITTVERYIKYHVQEFERAFREKFPACSIAAKRHIDTTTTILDVHGVGLKNFSKIARDLVRCMQKIDGDYYPETLHQMFIVNAGPGFKLIWSTVKGLLDPKTSSKIHVLGTKYQHRLLEAIDASQLPEFFGGSCTCSSQGGCLRSNKGPWSDPLIMKDIGQVSDIEEAITGSVRLRALKLPERIIYTSNAESGSDVDDLGSPIGQEDVEYHSLAPVHEEVRKSGSTACGSCDDHPLLVDEVVETNKRYNLPGNGSGQYNTRQNLLINRVLPEPAAHAPNDGEGDADHGILKYLARKVIGVILKVLSFLRIFIRHRQQLENTRPHTTTVRSNQADLQIIKEDHVNPCLERLERLESMFNQLSRKPPEIPQDKDRAIRDSFDRIKCIEFDLEKTKKVLHATVIRQMQMAETLEAVKESDLRRRKFCT; encoded by the exons ATGTCAG AGAGCAATGCTGATGGCATCGAGATATCAGCCAGTATTGATGAGAGGAGGGACAGAGGGGATGCCGAGATCTTAGAGGATGAGCCAAGGCAAACGAGAATACGGTCGTTGAAGAAGAAGGCGCTGCATGCATCTACGAGGCTGACGCATTCGCTAAAGAAGAGAGGGAAGAGAAAAGCGGGCTGCAGAGTTCCAAAGATCACGATAGAGGATGTCAGGGACGCAGAGGAGGAGCAAGCTGTCAGTTCTTTCCGAGAGGTTTTGTTTGCCAGGGACATATTGCCTGAGAGGCATGATGATTATCATACGATGCTTAG ATTCTTGAAAGCTAGGAAGTTTGATGTCGAAAAGGCAGCACATATGTGGGCTGACATGCTGCACTGGAGGAAGGAGTTCGGGACTGACACAATTTTGGAA GATTTTGAATTTCATGAGATAGAGGAAGTGCTGCAGTATTATCCCCATGGTTATCATGGGGTTGACAAGGAAGGAAGGCCTGTCTATATTGAGTTGCTTGGGAAAGTTGAGCCCAGTAAGCTTGTGCAAATTACAACAGTGGAACGCTATATTAAGTACCATGTACAGGAATTTGAGAGAGCATTCCGAGAGAAGTTTCCTGCATGCTCAATTGCTGCTAAAAGGCATATTGATACAACAACTACAATTCTGGATGTCCATGGTGTG GGTTTGAAGAACTTTAGCAAGATCGCGAGAGATTTGGTGCGCTGTATGCAGAAAATAGATGGTGATTACTATCCTGAG ACACTACATCAAATGTTCATTGTAAATGCGGGGCCTGGTTTTAAACTGATCTGGAGCACTGTGAAGGGACTTCTCGACCCCAAAACTTCATCTAAAATCCAT GTTCTAGGAACAAAATACCAACACAGACTTCTTGAAGCTATTGATGCAAG CCAATTACCAGAGTTTTTTGGTGGTTCTTGCACATGCTCTAGCCAGGGTGGATGCTTGCGATCCAACAAAGGCCCCTGGAGTGATCCTTTAATAATGAAG GACATTGGGCAAGTATCTGATATAGAAGAAGCAATTACAGGCTCTGTAAGATTGCGTGCTCTCAAG TTACCGGAAAGAATTATTTATACATCAAATGCTGAATCGGGCTCAGATGTTGATGATCTTGGATCTCCTATAGGACAGGAGGATGTTGAGTATCATAGTTTGGCTCCAGTTCATGAGGAA GTTCGGAAGTCAGGATCAACAGCATGTGGTAGTTGTGATGACCACCCTCTTTTGGtagatgaagttgttgagacGAATAAAAGATACAACCTTCCTGGAAATGGGTCGGGACAGTACAACACAAGACAAAATCTCTTAATAAACAGAGTTTTGCCTGAGCCAG CGGCTCACGCCCCAAATGATGGTGAAGGAGATGCAGATCATGGGATCTTGAAATATCTTGCTAGAAAAGTTATTGGTGTAATTCTCAAAGTACTATCCTTCTTGCGTATTTTTATCCGTCATCGACAACAGTTGGAAAATACTCGCCCGCATACAACAACTGTGCGCAGTAACCAGGCAGATCTTCAGATAATTAAGGAAGATCATGTAAATCCTTGTCTAGAGCGTCTTGAAAGACTTGAATCAATGTTTAATCAGCTCAGTAGAAAGCCTCCAGAGATCCCACAGGATAAGGATCGTGCTATACGGGATTCTTTTGACAGGATAAAGTGCATTGAATTTGATCTGGAGAAGACAAAGAAG GTATTGCATGCAACAGTGATTAGACAGATGCAGATGGCTGAGACATTGGAAGCTGTAAAGGAGTCTGATCTTAGG agaagaaaattttgtacataA
- the LOC102701142 gene encoding transmembrane 9 superfamily member 12-like yields MAKGWIFSALLVVFLVLSPHCKAFYLPGSYMHTYRQGEEIWAKVNSLTSIETELPFSYYSLPYCQPQDGIKKSAENLGELLMGDQIDNSPYRFRVNVNESLYLCTTNPLDEGDVKLLKQRSRDLYQVNMILDNLPVRRFTEQNGVTIQWTGYPVGYTPEGSTEVYIINHLKFKVLVHRYEGGKVKVLGTGEGMEVISETDTDTKSGYEIVGFEVIPCSVKRDPEDMSKLKMYGKVDPISCPVEMEKSQLIREKERITFTYEVEFENSDIRWPSRWDAYLKMEGAKIHWFSIMNSLMVILFLAGIVFVIFLRTVRRDLTRYEELDKEAQAQMNEELSGWKLVVGDVFREPTSSKLLCIMIGDGVQILGMAIVTIFFAAFGFMSPASRGMLLTGMIVLYMLLGIVAGYASVRLWRTLKGTSEGWRSVSWSTACFFPGIVFIVLTTLNFMLWSRNSTGALPISLFFALLSLWFCISVPLTLLGGFFGTRAKPIEFPVRTNQIPREIPTKNYSWLLVLGAGTLPFGTLFIELFFILSSIWLGRFYYVFGFLLVVLLLLVVVCAEVSVVLTYMHLCAEDWRWWWKAFFASGAVALYVFLYSINYLVFDLRSLSGPVSATLYIGYAFVVSLAIMLATGTVGFLTSFSFVHYLFSSVKID; encoded by the coding sequence ATGGCCAAAGGCTGGATATTCTCTGCTTTGTTAGTGGTGTTTCTAGTTTTGTCTCCCCACTGCAAGGCATTCTATTTGCCAGGTAGTTACATGCACACCTATCGGCAAGGCGAGGAAATATGGGCAAAGGTGAACTCACTCACTTCCATTGAGACTGAACTGCCATTCAGCTACTACAGCCTCCCATACTGTCAACCCCAGGATGGGATAAAGAAGAGTGCTGAAAATCTAGGGGAACTTCTGATGGGTGACCAGATTGACAATTCCCCATATCGGTTCCGTGTAAATGTCAATGAATCACTTTATCTGTGTACCACAAACCCACTTGATGAGGGTGATGTGAAGCTCCTCAAGCAGCGAAGCCGAGACCTCTACCAGGTGAACATGATTCTCGATAATCTTCCTGTGAGGAGATTTACTGAACAGAATGGAGTGACCATTCAGTGGACAGGCTATCCAGTTGGTTATACTCCGGAGGGAAGCACTGAGGTCTACATCATTAATCACCTGAAATTTAAGGTCCTAGTCCATAGGTACGAAGGAGGTAAAGTCAAGGTACTTGGAACAGGGGAAGGAATGGAAGTGATCTCAGAAACTGATACAGATACGAAGTCTGGCTACGAGATTGTAGGATTTGAGGTCATCCCATGCAGCGTTAAGCGTGACCCTGAAGATATGTCGAAGCTTAAAATGTATGGAAAAGTTGATCCTATAAGCTGTCCTGTGGAGATGGAGAAATCTCAATTGATTAGGGAGAAGGAACGGATTACTTTTACATATGaggttgaatttgaaaatagtgATATCAGATGGCCATCACGGTGGGATGCATACCTCAAGATGGAGGGTGCCAAAATTCACTGGTTCTCAATCATGAACTCATTGATGGTAATATTGTTTTTGGCTGGGATCGTGTTCGTCATATTCTTGCGGACAGTCAGGAGAGATTTGACTAGATATGAAGAATTGGATAAGGAGGCCCAAGCTCAGATGAACGAGGAGCTCTCTGGGTGGAAGCTTGTTGTTGGTGATGTCTTCAGAGAGCCAACCTCATCAAAGCTTCTCTGCATCATGATTGGTGATGGGGTTCAAATTCTGGGTATGGCAATTGTCACCATCTTCTTTGCTGCATTTGGGTTCATGTCTCCGGCATCAAGAGGGATGCTACTCACAGGGATGATAGTTCTTTATATGTTGCTTGGAATTGTGGCTGGATATGCTTCTGTCAGACTCTGGAGAACTCTAAAAGGAACTTCTGAGGGATGGAGGTCTGTCTCCTGGTCAACAGCTTGTTTCTTCCCTGGTATTGTTTTCATTGTCCTCACTACGTTAAACTTCATGCTGTGGTCAAGGAATAGCACAGGAGCTCTTCCCATCTCACTCTTCTTCGCACTCCTGTCCTTGTGGTTCTGCATCTCTGTGCCACTTACCCTTCTCGGTGGTTTCTTTGGCACAAGGGCCAAGCCAATAGAATTTCCAGTTCGAACCAATCAAATACCAAGAGAAATCCCTACAAAAAATTACTCTTGGCTCCTCGTACTTGGTGCTGGGACTCTACCTTTTGGAACACTATTCATCGAGTTGTTCTTTATTCTTTCAAGTATTTGGCTTGGAAGGTTCTACTATGTGTTTGGGTTCCTCCTCGTTGTCCTCCTGTTGCTGGTTGTGGTCTGTGCTGAGGTATCTGTTGTTCTTACCTACATGCATCTTTGTGCGGAAGattggcggtggtggtggaaaGCTTTCTTTGCCTCTGGAGCAGTAGCGCTTTATGTGTTCCTGTACTCTATCAACTACCTGGTGTTTGATCTCAGAAGCTTGAGTGGCCCAGTTTCTGCTACGCTCTACATTGGATATGCTTTTGTTGTCTCTCTTGCCATTATGCTAGCTACTGGGACCGTTGGGTTCCTGACATCATTCTCTTTCGTCCACTACCTTTTCTCATCGGTTAAGATTGATTGA
- the LOC102700866 gene encoding phosphatidylinositol/phosphatidylcholine transfer protein SFH9-like isoform X1: MSESNADGIEISASIDERRDRGDAEILEDEPRQTRIRSLKKKALHASTRLTHSLKKRGKRKAGCRVPKITIEDVRDAEEEQAVSSFREVLFARDILPERHDDYHTMLRFLKARKFDVEKAAHMWADMLHWRKEFGTDTILEDFEFHEIEEVLQYYPHGYHGVDKEGRPVYIELLGKVEPSKLVQITTVERYIKYHVQEFERAFREKFPACSIAAKRHIDTTTTILDVHGVGLKNFSKIARDLVRCMQKIDGDYYPETLHQMFIVNAGPGFKLIWSTVKGLLDPKTSSKIHVLGTKYQHRLLEAIDASQLPEFFGGSCTCSSQGGCLRSNKGPWSDPLIMKLVHCMESSALKDIGQVSDIEEAITGSVRLRALKLPERIIYTSNAESGSDVDDLGSPIGQEDVEYHSLAPVHEEVRKSGSTACGSCDDHPLLVDEVVETNKRYNLPGNGSGQYNTRQNLLINRVLPEPAAHAPNDGEGDADHGILKYLARKVIGVILKVLSFLRIFIRHRQQLENTRPHTTTVRSNQADLQIIKEDHVNPCLERLERLESMFNQLSRKPPEIPQDKDRAIRDSFDRIKCIEFDLEKTKKVLHATVIRQMQMAETLEAVKESDLRRRKFCT; this comes from the exons ATGTCAG AGAGCAATGCTGATGGCATCGAGATATCAGCCAGTATTGATGAGAGGAGGGACAGAGGGGATGCCGAGATCTTAGAGGATGAGCCAAGGCAAACGAGAATACGGTCGTTGAAGAAGAAGGCGCTGCATGCATCTACGAGGCTGACGCATTCGCTAAAGAAGAGAGGGAAGAGAAAAGCGGGCTGCAGAGTTCCAAAGATCACGATAGAGGATGTCAGGGACGCAGAGGAGGAGCAAGCTGTCAGTTCTTTCCGAGAGGTTTTGTTTGCCAGGGACATATTGCCTGAGAGGCATGATGATTATCATACGATGCTTAG ATTCTTGAAAGCTAGGAAGTTTGATGTCGAAAAGGCAGCACATATGTGGGCTGACATGCTGCACTGGAGGAAGGAGTTCGGGACTGACACAATTTTGGAA GATTTTGAATTTCATGAGATAGAGGAAGTGCTGCAGTATTATCCCCATGGTTATCATGGGGTTGACAAGGAAGGAAGGCCTGTCTATATTGAGTTGCTTGGGAAAGTTGAGCCCAGTAAGCTTGTGCAAATTACAACAGTGGAACGCTATATTAAGTACCATGTACAGGAATTTGAGAGAGCATTCCGAGAGAAGTTTCCTGCATGCTCAATTGCTGCTAAAAGGCATATTGATACAACAACTACAATTCTGGATGTCCATGGTGTG GGTTTGAAGAACTTTAGCAAGATCGCGAGAGATTTGGTGCGCTGTATGCAGAAAATAGATGGTGATTACTATCCTGAG ACACTACATCAAATGTTCATTGTAAATGCGGGGCCTGGTTTTAAACTGATCTGGAGCACTGTGAAGGGACTTCTCGACCCCAAAACTTCATCTAAAATCCAT GTTCTAGGAACAAAATACCAACACAGACTTCTTGAAGCTATTGATGCAAG CCAATTACCAGAGTTTTTTGGTGGTTCTTGCACATGCTCTAGCCAGGGTGGATGCTTGCGATCCAACAAAGGCCCCTGGAGTGATCCTTTAATAATGAAG CTTGTACATTGCATGGAATCATCTGCGTTGAAGGACATTGGGCAAGTATCTGATATAGAAGAAGCAATTACAGGCTCTGTAAGATTGCGTGCTCTCAAG TTACCGGAAAGAATTATTTATACATCAAATGCTGAATCGGGCTCAGATGTTGATGATCTTGGATCTCCTATAGGACAGGAGGATGTTGAGTATCATAGTTTGGCTCCAGTTCATGAGGAA GTTCGGAAGTCAGGATCAACAGCATGTGGTAGTTGTGATGACCACCCTCTTTTGGtagatgaagttgttgagacGAATAAAAGATACAACCTTCCTGGAAATGGGTCGGGACAGTACAACACAAGACAAAATCTCTTAATAAACAGAGTTTTGCCTGAGCCAG CGGCTCACGCCCCAAATGATGGTGAAGGAGATGCAGATCATGGGATCTTGAAATATCTTGCTAGAAAAGTTATTGGTGTAATTCTCAAAGTACTATCCTTCTTGCGTATTTTTATCCGTCATCGACAACAGTTGGAAAATACTCGCCCGCATACAACAACTGTGCGCAGTAACCAGGCAGATCTTCAGATAATTAAGGAAGATCATGTAAATCCTTGTCTAGAGCGTCTTGAAAGACTTGAATCAATGTTTAATCAGCTCAGTAGAAAGCCTCCAGAGATCCCACAGGATAAGGATCGTGCTATACGGGATTCTTTTGACAGGATAAAGTGCATTGAATTTGATCTGGAGAAGACAAAGAAG GTATTGCATGCAACAGTGATTAGACAGATGCAGATGGCTGAGACATTGGAAGCTGTAAAGGAGTCTGATCTTAGG agaagaaaattttgtacataA
- the LOC102700592 gene encoding GPI-anchored protein LLG1-like — protein sequence MAVDRGLLLLVLSAAVLVGFASASPSFLSDGVFQGSVGSTGRSLLQAKKSCPVNFEFQNYTIITSKCKGPRFPAKECCNAFKEFACPFAQYINDESNDCASTMFSYINLYGKYPPGLFASECREGKQGLSCDGVSQKDSAVANDGQQTQSSLLASIMLTFGLVALWFH from the exons ATGGCTGTGGACCGTGGGCTCCTCCTGCTCGTGCTCTCGGCCGCCGTCCTGGTCGGGTTCGCGTCGGCGTCCCCCTCCTTCCTGTCCG ACGGCGTGTTCCAGGGAAGCGTTGGATCTACCGGGAGGAGCTTGCTGCAGGCCAAGAAGA GTTGTCCTGTGAACTTTGAGTTCCAAAATTACACAATAATCACAAGCAAGTGCAAAGGGCCACGATTTCCTGCTAAAGAGTGTTGCAATGCTTTCAAGGAATTTGCATGCCCATTTGCTCAATATATCAACGATGAGAGCAATGACTGTGCATCAACAATGTTCAGCTACATCAACCTGTATGGCAAGTATCCACCTGGCCTGTTTGCCAGCGAGTGCCGAGAAGGCAAGCAAGGGCTATCTTGCGATGGTGTCTCCCAGAAAGATAGTGCTGTTGCAAACGATGGCCAGCAAACTCAAAGCAGCTTGCTTGCTTCTATCATGCTGACCTTTGGACTAGTAGCATTGTGGTTCCATTGA